A genomic segment from Rahnella aceris encodes:
- a CDS encoding flavocytochrome c, translating to MNKLTPVLNPLTLPNGAVLKNRLLMAPMTTCTGFYDGTVTSELVEYYRDRAGSIGTIIVECCFIDRMGPAFPGAIAIDSDNKIAGLKKIADAIKSKGSKAILQIYHGGRMVEPELIGGRTPVAPSAIAAPREGATRPKELTGEEVETMITKFGDAVNRAIKAGFDGVEIHGANTYLIQQFYSPNSNQRTDKWGGDRDKRARFPLEVLDITHKMAERFADASFIIGYRFSPEELEVPGIRFDDTMYLLEKLAARGLDYVHFSVGQLLRPSIVDTQDPTPLITKFRAMRSETLAKVPVIGVGGVINKADAEKGLEYGFDLIAVGKACIAYPDWADRIVNNDHLELFIDSHKREELNIPEPLWRFSLVDAMIRDTSVTGRKYKAGVYQEKVEAEALKLKISVTLDTDRITDIALVKDDSLDVDFTTTFESLRTRMLVANSPHVDAITGATTQSEALKKAVSRALATSSKEHVIEEGGNPQAPQNYDVVVIGSGGAGLAAAIQAHDEGAHVVIIEKMPTIGGNTIKASVGMNAAETRFQKLKGIEDSKDLFYEETLKGGKFKNNPVLLREFVELAPEAVEWLAAKEIELNDITITGGMSIDRTHRPADRSAVGGFLISGLVKNINKRDIEVLLETSVAEILSENGVVTGVKVVDEYNDSRILNAKSVIVATGGFSANREMVVKYRPELDGFVTTNHAGATGSGIALLQKLGADTVDMGEIQIHPTVEQTTSYLISEAIRGGGAILISQAGKRFYNEMETRDKVSAEIIALPEKSAWVIFDEQVRSNNRAADEYIAKGFVISAPTPEKLAVKLNMDPHTLSETLLRYNLFVVEKKDEDFGRATALRHPLNQGPFFAIRIAPGVHHTMGGVTISPDTAVLDVQKQVITGAWAAGEVVGGIHGANRIGGNAVADIIIFGILAGKNAAALAKR from the coding sequence ATGAATAAGCTGACACCGGTACTGAATCCGCTCACGCTGCCAAACGGTGCGGTACTGAAAAACCGTCTGCTGATGGCCCCGATGACTACCTGCACCGGCTTTTATGACGGTACCGTCACCAGTGAACTGGTGGAATATTACCGTGACCGTGCTGGCAGCATCGGCACAATCATCGTCGAATGTTGCTTCATTGACCGCATGGGCCCGGCGTTTCCGGGTGCTATCGCTATCGACAGCGACAATAAAATTGCCGGTCTGAAGAAAATTGCCGATGCCATTAAATCCAAAGGCTCGAAAGCGATTTTACAGATTTACCACGGTGGCAGAATGGTGGAACCGGAGCTGATCGGCGGCCGTACGCCTGTCGCCCCAAGCGCCATCGCTGCACCCCGTGAAGGCGCGACCCGGCCAAAAGAACTGACCGGCGAAGAAGTGGAAACCATGATCACCAAATTTGGTGATGCCGTTAACCGCGCCATTAAAGCCGGTTTCGATGGTGTGGAAATCCACGGCGCAAACACCTATCTGATCCAGCAATTTTACTCGCCGAATTCCAACCAGCGCACCGACAAATGGGGCGGAGACCGCGACAAACGCGCCCGTTTCCCGCTGGAAGTGCTCGACATCACCCACAAAATGGCAGAGCGCTTTGCCGACGCCTCCTTCATTATCGGCTACCGTTTTTCGCCGGAAGAGCTGGAAGTGCCGGGCATCCGTTTTGACGACACGATGTATCTGCTGGAAAAACTCGCTGCGCGCGGGCTGGACTATGTGCATTTCTCGGTCGGACAACTGTTGCGTCCCTCTATCGTCGATACGCAGGACCCGACGCCGCTGATCACTAAATTCCGTGCCATGCGCTCTGAAACACTGGCTAAAGTGCCGGTGATTGGCGTCGGCGGCGTGATCAATAAAGCTGATGCCGAAAAAGGGCTGGAATACGGTTTTGATCTGATCGCGGTGGGTAAAGCCTGTATTGCTTATCCGGACTGGGCTGACCGCATCGTCAATAACGATCATCTTGAGCTGTTTATCGACAGCCATAAACGCGAAGAACTGAACATCCCTGAACCGCTGTGGCGCTTCTCTCTGGTTGACGCCATGATCCGCGACACCAGCGTCACCGGCCGTAAATACAAAGCCGGGGTGTATCAGGAGAAAGTCGAAGCCGAAGCGCTGAAACTGAAAATCAGCGTCACGCTCGACACTGACCGTATTACCGATATCGCGCTGGTGAAAGACGACTCGCTGGACGTCGATTTCACGACCACCTTCGAAAGCCTGCGTACGCGCATGCTGGTCGCCAACAGCCCGCACGTCGATGCCATTACCGGTGCGACCACCCAGAGTGAGGCGCTGAAAAAAGCCGTTTCCCGCGCGCTGGCAACTTCCAGCAAAGAACACGTCATCGAAGAAGGCGGCAACCCGCAGGCACCGCAAAACTACGATGTCGTGGTGATCGGCAGCGGCGGCGCAGGGCTGGCTGCAGCGATTCAGGCGCACGACGAAGGCGCGCATGTGGTGATTATCGAGAAGATGCCCACTATCGGCGGCAATACCATCAAAGCCTCCGTCGGGATGAACGCCGCAGAAACCCGTTTCCAGAAACTGAAAGGCATCGAAGACAGCAAAGACCTGTTCTATGAAGAAACGCTGAAAGGCGGCAAGTTCAAAAACAACCCAGTGCTGCTGAGAGAGTTTGTGGAACTGGCACCGGAAGCCGTCGAATGGCTGGCGGCGAAAGAGATTGAACTGAATGACATCACCATCACCGGCGGGATGAGTATCGACCGTACACACCGTCCGGCGGATCGTTCCGCCGTTGGTGGTTTCCTGATCAGCGGCCTGGTGAAAAATATTAACAAGCGCGATATCGAAGTGCTGCTTGAAACCTCCGTCGCCGAAATCCTGTCCGAAAACGGCGTGGTGACCGGCGTGAAAGTGGTGGATGAATATAATGACAGCCGCATTCTGAATGCGAAAAGCGTGATTGTCGCCACCGGCGGTTTCAGTGCTAACCGCGAGATGGTGGTGAAATATCGCCCGGAACTGGATGGTTTTGTGACCACCAACCATGCGGGTGCGACCGGCAGCGGGATTGCCTTGCTACAGAAACTGGGCGCGGACACGGTGGATATGGGTGAAATCCAGATCCACCCGACGGTGGAACAGACCACGTCTTATCTGATTTCCGAAGCCATTCGCGGCGGCGGCGCGATCCTGATCAGCCAGGCCGGAAAGCGTTTCTATAACGAGATGGAAACCCGCGATAAAGTCTCGGCTGAAATTATCGCCTTACCGGAGAAAAGTGCGTGGGTAATCTTCGATGAACAGGTGCGGTCGAATAACAGAGCGGCTGACGAGTATATCGCCAAAGGCTTTGTGATAAGCGCGCCAACGCCGGAGAAACTGGCAGTAAAACTCAATATGGATCCTCACACGTTGTCGGAAACCCTGCTGCGCTACAATCTGTTTGTGGTGGAGAAAAAGGACGAAGACTTTGGACGTGCCACTGCGCTGCGCCATCCGCTCAATCAGGGGCCGTTCTTTGCTATCCGCATCGCGCCGGGCGTGCATCACACCATGGGCGGTGTGACCATCAGCCCGGATACCGCCGTGCTTGATGTGCAAAAACAGGTGATCACCGGTGCCTGGGCCGCAGGCGAAGTGGTCGGCGGCATCCATGGCGCAAACCGCATCGGCGGTAACGCTGTCGCCGATATTATTATCTTCGGCATTCTCGCCGGTAAGAATGCGGCGGCGCTGGCGAAGCGGTAA